A single genomic interval of Camelina sativa cultivar DH55 chromosome 11, Cs, whole genome shotgun sequence harbors:
- the LOC104725787 gene encoding uncharacterized protein LOC104725787, with protein MPPMKAVLQLSIHEERIRKKAFVTVSRCPGVASIALDDKTGKMTVVGEVDVSVIVMKLRKLCNTEIVSVEVVKPPEKKAEPEKKPEAKPAAKPEVVAWPIPMNYHQYQYNPAYANSYYQPQGNSRFVGDEPGCVIM; from the exons ATGCCTCCGATG AAAGCTGTGTTGCAATTGAGTATTCACGAGGAAAGAATCAGGAAGAAAGCGTTTGTCACCGTTTCTAGATGTCCAg gtgtTGCTTCGATAGCATTGGATGACAAAACCGGGAAAATGACGGTTGTTGGTGAAGTTGATGTATCGGTTATTGTGATGAAGCTAAGGAAGCTATGTAACACTGAGATTGTTTCGGTTGAAGTTGTTAAACCACCAGAGAAAAAGGCTGAACCGGAGAAAAAGCCTGAAGCTAAACCGGCTGCTAAACCTGAAGTTGTTGCCTGGCCGATTCCGATGAACTACCACCAGTACCAATACAATCCTGCCTATGCAAATTCTTACTATCAGCCACAGGGGAATTCTAGATTTGTAGGAGACGAGCCAGGTTGTGTGATTATGTGA
- the LOC104728834 gene encoding uncharacterized protein LOC104728834, producing the protein MGFAERWISWIMFCVSSVEYRVLLNGQPNGLIVPGRGLRQGTSISIWTDPWVPAQFPRPALSNGPFKDPTLRLPHLIDRRTNSWRKDLLAQHFDPVDIALIEAIPLSSCSKADYLGWHFTKTGKYTVKSGYKTERVDVKGPFRAFGSGLVITPLLARVWKVKCPPKLQHFMWQVLSGCISVSVNLRRWGLGCDVVCTWCEMEEENINHAIFLCPPTRQVWALAHVLVGPQLFPTNSVYANVDHFLDSKNPGSQVQAFPWLMWYIWKARNTCVFENQTERPNETVQVAEGEALSWQEAQVNVEGEEFNSTLTCLAPGYRRDLSLPPVFTRQRCFVDASWKATDVFTGAGWCCISSQGSPPVLGVTNFRRSLSPLHAEVEAFIWAMRCMIGHNFRDVVFLTDCSDLVKMVYFLTDWPAFATYLDDIRIDREEFSLFSLLYVSRNANVRTDSLARQARMSLHHVLFVDNFLTN; encoded by the exons ATGGGTTTTGCGGAACGATGGATCTCCTGGATTATGTTTTGCGTCTCTTCGGTGGAGTATAGGGTTCTTCTCAATGGTCAACCGAATGGATTGATAGTTCCGGGAAGAGGATTGAGACAAG GGACCTCCATTTCGATATGGACGGATCCCTGGGTtccagctcaattcccgagaccagccTTAAGTAACGGTCCTTTTAAGGACCCAACTCTCCGGTTACCTCATTTGATTGATAGACGAACAAATTCTTGGCGAAAGGATCTGCTTGCTCAGCATTTTGATCCAGTGGATATCGCTCTGATAGAGGCAATACCTCTAAGCAGTTGTTCCAAGGCAGATTATTTGGGATGGCACTTTACTAAAACTGGGAAATATACGGTTAAATCTGGGTATAAGACGGAACGGGTGGATGTCAAAGGTCCTTTTCGAGCATTCGGATCTGGTCTGGTGATCACTCCCCTTCTTGCTAGGGTTTGGAAAGTAAAATGTCCACCAAAActacaacattttatgtggcaagtgtTATCGGGTTGTATTTCGGTATCGGTTAATTTGCGTCGTTGGGGGTTGGGTTGTGATGTCGTTTGTACATGGTGcgagatggaggaggagaatataAATCATGCCATCTTTCTATGCCCGCCGACCCGACAAGTCTGGGCTTTAGCTCATGTACTAGTGGGGCCGCAGCTATTCCCGACGAATTCTGTATATGCTAATGTTGATCATTTTCTGGATTCCAAAAATCCGGGTTCACAGGTTCAGGCGTTTCCCTGGTtgatgtggtatatttggaaagctagAAATACCTGTGTTTTTGAAAATCAGACAGAACGCCCTAATGAGACGGTCCAGGTGGCAGAGGGCGAGGCTTTGTCCTGGCAGGAGGCTCAGGTCAATGTCGAGGGGGAGGAGTTTAACTCCACTCTTACGTGTCTAGCACCTGGGTATAGGAGGGATTTATCTCTTCCTCCAGTTTTTACGAGGCAGAGATGTTTTGTTGACGCCTCTTGGAAAGCGACTGATGTTTTTACCGGTGCAGGATGGTGCTGTATTTCGTCACAAGGATCGCCCCCAGTGCTTGGAGTGACAAATTTCCGGCGAAGCTTATCCCCGTTACATGCAGAAGTTGAAGCTTTCATCTGGGCGATGCGTTGTATGATTGGCCATAACTTCCGGGATGTGGTTTTTCTCACCGACTGCtccgacttggtgaagatggtgtatTTTCTAACTGATTGGCCAGCTTTCGCAACCTATCTCGATGACATTCGAATtgacagggaggagttttctttattttctttgctttatGTTTCACGTAATGCTAATGTACGAACGGATTCTTTAGCACGTCAAGCGCGTATGTCTctgcatcatgttttgtttgtagacaATTTTCTTACTAACTGA
- the LOC104725790 gene encoding uncharacterized protein PAM68-like has product MRALLCSHNLLPLSSLSRTTLNTKPQNPKTLISNDRPRWKSKLQAGPKGFQSTKSSEKPGRPDPDPEDDDPPIPQEVFERMMGRIVVSVGTPLGLGVAILKILEVVKDRHVWDVPLWVPFLTTLVTFGSSALGIAYGSLSTNLDPTKTNSVFGLKEAKENWVEMWKED; this is encoded by the coding sequence atgagagctCTCTTGTGCTCACACAATTTACTACCATTATCATCTCTCTCAAGAACAACTCTAAACACTAAACCTCAGAATCCAAAAACCCTAATATCTAACGACAGACCAAGATGGAAATCCAAGCTCCAGGCTGGACCCAAAGGGTTTCAATCTACTAAAAGCTCTGAAAAACCCGGCCGACCAGACCCGGACCCGGAAGACGACGACCCGCCGATACCTCAAGAAGTGTTCGAGAGGATGATGGGGAGGATTGTGGTGTCTGTGGGAACACCACTGGGCCTGGGAGTGGCAATCTTGAAAATACTCGAGGTTGTGAAAGATAGACACGTCTGGGACGTGCCTTTGTGGGTTCCATTCTTGACCACACTCGTGACCTTTGGTTCATCGGCTCTTGGGATTGCGTACGGAAGCTTGTCTACAAACCTGGACCCGACCAAGACTAACTCTGTTTTCGGACTCAAAGAGGCTAAGGAGAATTGGGTAGAGATGTGGAAAGAAGACTAA
- the LOC104725789 gene encoding DUF21 domain-containing protein At5g52790 isoform X3, producing MNRSAQTLVLIIVAFAGLMSGLTLGLMSLSLVELEVMIKAGEPHERKNAEKILPLVKNQHLLLCTLLIGNALAMEALPVFVDSLLPAWGAVLISVTLILAFGEIIPQAVCSRYGLSIGAKLSILVRLIIIIFFPLSYPISKLLDLLLGKRHSTLLGRAELKSLVYMHGNEAGKGGELTHDETTIISGALDMSQKSAKDAMTPVSEIFSLDINSRLDEKTMGLIASEGHSRIPIYSVNSSVIIGYILVKNLIKVRPEDETQIRDLPIRRMPRVNSNLPLYDILNIFQTGRSHMAAVVGTKNYTNTNTPVHDKSINGTPNKDANVVPVMNSSETNCQSPVQYIDNIADGNEEVIGIITLEDVMEELIQEEIYDETDQYIELHKRITINMPISGNSPENATWASELASPVSPYRSSPLSPSIMISKLLRSPINSPYRQSPILRPALHASPPSQPPPVLSPHSNERYYYLSPGRVSRKSYEKL from the exons ATGAATCGCTCAGCGCAAACTTTAGTGTTAATAATAG TGGCTTTTGCAGGTTTAATGTCAGGATTGACTCTTGGGCTCATGTCCCTTAGTCTTGTCGAGCTCGAGGTCATGATCAAAGCTGGTGAACCCCATGAGCGCAAAAACGCTG AAAAGATTCTGCCACTCGTTAAAAACCAGCACCTTCTCTTGTGTACTCTCCTCATAGGCAATGCTTTGGCTATGGAG GCTCTACCGGTCTTTGTCGATTCCCTACTTCCAGCTTGGGGTGCTGTCCTGATATCTGTGACTCTCATACTTGCATTTGGCGAG ATTATACCTCAAGCTGTATGCTCTCGGTACGGACTGAGCATCGGGGCAAAGCTATCGATTTTGGTTCGGTTGATTATCATAATCTTCTTTCCATTATCTTATCCAATCAGCAAG CTACTCGATTTGCTGCTTGGAAAAAGACATTCTACACTTTTAGGACGAGCAGAGCTCAAATCACTTGTCTATATGCACGGAAACGAG GCTGGAAAAGGTGGGGAACTGACTCACGATGAAACAACAATCATATCAGGAGCTCTGGACATGTCTCAGAAGAGTGCTAAAGACGCAATGACACCGGTCTCTGAGATATTCTCACTCGACATAAATTCTAGGCTAGATGA AAAGACAATGGGATTAATAGCAAGTGAAGGCCATAGCCGAATCCCAATTTACTCTGTGAATAGTAGTGTTATCATCGGATATATTCTG gTCAAGAACTTGATCAAAGTCCGTCCTGAAGACGAGACACAGATCAGAGATCTCCCTATCAGAAGAATGCCCAG GGTCAATTCGAATCTACCTTTATACGACATCCTCAACATCTTCCAAACGGGTCGAAGCCACATGGCTGCTGTTGTTGGGACCAAGAACTATACTAATACTAACACTCCTGTCCATGACAAGAGCATCAATG GAACGCCTAATAAAGATGCCAACGTTGTTCCTGTGATGAACTCCAGCGAAACTAATTGTCAAAGTCCAGTCCAATACATTGACAATATTGCTGATGGTAATGAAGAAGTCATTGGGATTATAACTCTGGAAGATGTTATGGAGGAACTAATACAG GAAGAAATATATGATGAGACAGACCAATACATCGAACTTCATAAGAG GATAACAATAAACATGCCAATATCGGGAAATTCGCCGGAAAATGCCACTTGGGCTTCGGAGCTGGCATCTCCGGTCTCTCCCTATCGCTCAAGTCCTCTGTCTCCGAGCATCATGATCTCTAAGCTGCTCCGGTCACCAATAAATTCACCTTACCGTCAGTCTCCGATTCTCCGGCCAGCACTACACGCTTCTCCACCGTCACAACCTCCTCCCGTGCTCTCTCCGCACAGTAATGAGCGTTATTACTATTTGTCACCTGGTAGG GTGTCAAGGAAATCATATGAAAAGCtataa
- the LOC104725789 gene encoding DUF21 domain-containing protein At5g52790 isoform X1: MAANDVPCCETMFWVYLLVCVVLVAFAGLMSGLTLGLMSLSLVELEVMIKAGEPHERKNAEKILPLVKNQHLLLCTLLIGNALAMEALPVFVDSLLPAWGAVLISVTLILAFGEIIPQAVCSRYGLSIGAKLSILVRLIIIIFFPLSYPISKLLDLLLGKRHSTLLGRAELKSLVYMHGNEAGKGGELTHDETTIISGALDMSQKSAKDAMTPVSEIFSLDINSRLDEKTMGLIASEGHSRIPIYSVNSSVIIGYILVKNLIKVRPEDETQIRDLPIRRMPRVNSNLPLYDILNIFQTGRSHMAAVVGTKNYTNTNTPVHDKSINGTPNKDANVVPVMNSSETNCQSPVQYIDNIADGNEEVIGIITLEDVMEELIQEEIYDETDQYIELHKRITINMPISGNSPENATWASELASPVSPYRSSPLSPSIMISKLLRSPINSPYRQSPILRPALHASPPSQPPPVLSPHSNERYYYLSPGRVSRKSYEKL; the protein is encoded by the exons ATGGCAGCGAATGATGTCCCTTGCTGTGAAACTATGTTCTGGGTGTATCTACTCGTATGTGTTGTTCTAGTGGCTTTTGCAGGTTTAATGTCAGGATTGACTCTTGGGCTCATGTCCCTTAGTCTTGTCGAGCTCGAGGTCATGATCAAAGCTGGTGAACCCCATGAGCGCAAAAACGCTG AAAAGATTCTGCCACTCGTTAAAAACCAGCACCTTCTCTTGTGTACTCTCCTCATAGGCAATGCTTTGGCTATGGAG GCTCTACCGGTCTTTGTCGATTCCCTACTTCCAGCTTGGGGTGCTGTCCTGATATCTGTGACTCTCATACTTGCATTTGGCGAG ATTATACCTCAAGCTGTATGCTCTCGGTACGGACTGAGCATCGGGGCAAAGCTATCGATTTTGGTTCGGTTGATTATCATAATCTTCTTTCCATTATCTTATCCAATCAGCAAG CTACTCGATTTGCTGCTTGGAAAAAGACATTCTACACTTTTAGGACGAGCAGAGCTCAAATCACTTGTCTATATGCACGGAAACGAG GCTGGAAAAGGTGGGGAACTGACTCACGATGAAACAACAATCATATCAGGAGCTCTGGACATGTCTCAGAAGAGTGCTAAAGACGCAATGACACCGGTCTCTGAGATATTCTCACTCGACATAAATTCTAGGCTAGATGA AAAGACAATGGGATTAATAGCAAGTGAAGGCCATAGCCGAATCCCAATTTACTCTGTGAATAGTAGTGTTATCATCGGATATATTCTG gTCAAGAACTTGATCAAAGTCCGTCCTGAAGACGAGACACAGATCAGAGATCTCCCTATCAGAAGAATGCCCAG GGTCAATTCGAATCTACCTTTATACGACATCCTCAACATCTTCCAAACGGGTCGAAGCCACATGGCTGCTGTTGTTGGGACCAAGAACTATACTAATACTAACACTCCTGTCCATGACAAGAGCATCAATG GAACGCCTAATAAAGATGCCAACGTTGTTCCTGTGATGAACTCCAGCGAAACTAATTGTCAAAGTCCAGTCCAATACATTGACAATATTGCTGATGGTAATGAAGAAGTCATTGGGATTATAACTCTGGAAGATGTTATGGAGGAACTAATACAG GAAGAAATATATGATGAGACAGACCAATACATCGAACTTCATAAGAG GATAACAATAAACATGCCAATATCGGGAAATTCGCCGGAAAATGCCACTTGGGCTTCGGAGCTGGCATCTCCGGTCTCTCCCTATCGCTCAAGTCCTCTGTCTCCGAGCATCATGATCTCTAAGCTGCTCCGGTCACCAATAAATTCACCTTACCGTCAGTCTCCGATTCTCCGGCCAGCACTACACGCTTCTCCACCGTCACAACCTCCTCCCGTGCTCTCTCCGCACAGTAATGAGCGTTATTACTATTTGTCACCTGGTAGG GTGTCAAGGAAATCATATGAAAAGCtataa
- the LOC104725789 gene encoding DUF21 domain-containing protein At5g52790 isoform X2 encodes MAANDVPCCETMFWVYLLVCVVLVAFAGLMSGLTLGLMSLSLVELEVMIKAGEPHERKNAEKILPLVKNQHLLLCTLLIGNALAMEALPVFVDSLLPAWGAVLISVTLILAFGEIIPQAVCSRYGLSIGAKLSILVRLIIIIFFPLSYPISKLLDLLLGKRHSTLLGRAELKSLVYMHGNEAGKGGELTHDETTIISGALDMSQKSAKDAMTPVSEIFSLDINSRLDEKTMGLIASEGHSRIPIYSVNSSVIIGYILVKNLIKVRPEDETQIRDLPIRRMPRVNSNLPLYDILNIFQTGRSHMAAVVGTKNYTNTNTPVHDKSINGTPNKDANVVPVMNSSETNCQSPVQYIDNIADGNEEVIGIITLEDVMEELIQEEIYDETDQYIELHKRITINMPISGNSPENATWASELASPVSPYRSSPLSPSIMISKLLRSPINSPYRQSPILRPALHASPPSQPPPVLSPHSNERYYYLSPGVKEII; translated from the exons ATGGCAGCGAATGATGTCCCTTGCTGTGAAACTATGTTCTGGGTGTATCTACTCGTATGTGTTGTTCTAGTGGCTTTTGCAGGTTTAATGTCAGGATTGACTCTTGGGCTCATGTCCCTTAGTCTTGTCGAGCTCGAGGTCATGATCAAAGCTGGTGAACCCCATGAGCGCAAAAACGCTG AAAAGATTCTGCCACTCGTTAAAAACCAGCACCTTCTCTTGTGTACTCTCCTCATAGGCAATGCTTTGGCTATGGAG GCTCTACCGGTCTTTGTCGATTCCCTACTTCCAGCTTGGGGTGCTGTCCTGATATCTGTGACTCTCATACTTGCATTTGGCGAG ATTATACCTCAAGCTGTATGCTCTCGGTACGGACTGAGCATCGGGGCAAAGCTATCGATTTTGGTTCGGTTGATTATCATAATCTTCTTTCCATTATCTTATCCAATCAGCAAG CTACTCGATTTGCTGCTTGGAAAAAGACATTCTACACTTTTAGGACGAGCAGAGCTCAAATCACTTGTCTATATGCACGGAAACGAG GCTGGAAAAGGTGGGGAACTGACTCACGATGAAACAACAATCATATCAGGAGCTCTGGACATGTCTCAGAAGAGTGCTAAAGACGCAATGACACCGGTCTCTGAGATATTCTCACTCGACATAAATTCTAGGCTAGATGA AAAGACAATGGGATTAATAGCAAGTGAAGGCCATAGCCGAATCCCAATTTACTCTGTGAATAGTAGTGTTATCATCGGATATATTCTG gTCAAGAACTTGATCAAAGTCCGTCCTGAAGACGAGACACAGATCAGAGATCTCCCTATCAGAAGAATGCCCAG GGTCAATTCGAATCTACCTTTATACGACATCCTCAACATCTTCCAAACGGGTCGAAGCCACATGGCTGCTGTTGTTGGGACCAAGAACTATACTAATACTAACACTCCTGTCCATGACAAGAGCATCAATG GAACGCCTAATAAAGATGCCAACGTTGTTCCTGTGATGAACTCCAGCGAAACTAATTGTCAAAGTCCAGTCCAATACATTGACAATATTGCTGATGGTAATGAAGAAGTCATTGGGATTATAACTCTGGAAGATGTTATGGAGGAACTAATACAG GAAGAAATATATGATGAGACAGACCAATACATCGAACTTCATAAGAG GATAACAATAAACATGCCAATATCGGGAAATTCGCCGGAAAATGCCACTTGGGCTTCGGAGCTGGCATCTCCGGTCTCTCCCTATCGCTCAAGTCCTCTGTCTCCGAGCATCATGATCTCTAAGCTGCTCCGGTCACCAATAAATTCACCTTACCGTCAGTCTCCGATTCTCCGGCCAGCACTACACGCTTCTCCACCGTCACAACCTCCTCCCGTGCTCTCTCCGCACAGTAATGAGCGTTATTACTATTTGTCACCTG GTGTCAAGGAAATCATATGA
- the LOC104725792 gene encoding DNA-directed primase/polymerase protein-like (The sequence of the model RefSeq protein was modified relative to this genomic sequence to represent the inferred CDS: added 5 bases not found in genome assembly): MSKKKLSANAMDDVDRLFQCFKCGISPPASAMREKKWSKKMLNQENDSSPGTCKKLQLSSLSRRLSGKVLRNQIDGGGLSVSLDDSISGGSKNVKKSVGRQFSPIVFYGSPNGVPPKRPLSLLRLLREIHIDLSEERKAISSRKGVWATFPRQDEAIKFGKRHDNVRIFSYQDHFSGQRRFLVSSYEEFWKRYTSMDPKHRHHYEVIQEGLPCHMYFDLEFSQKENEGKDVDEMVDILISVILEALHEKYAMEGHDDWIVELDSSTKDKFSRHLIVIIPKVAFKDNSHVGAFVGELCTRIVNAKEKDERLRKLFVHKEANDSASLLFVDTAVYSRNRCFRLAQSSKAGKTSVLLPTGRFKCKNMGEKDIFMTSLICNVESDCEKLLVCKMESDCMKTLCFDTEVNNNNLVRNQNAQKFQLDARTSDMSTSYFGGKSPFPHLDQFIESLASTGDASGKIRCWYWFSEDSLIVYSMLRNRYCERIGREHKSNHVMYIVDVRRGIYYQKCYDPDCRDYRSPIRPVPDSVLPEDTVYHQEDTQTLCDNLNSEGDCYIDNECDPDSAASRSSWWLEAVKFADDLESKPKKTLEPHPLENYDEDDDEWWVAAEESLKQVRPQNTL, translated from the exons aTGTCGAAGAAGAAACTTAGCGCGAACGCCATGGACGATGTTGATCGATTGTTCCAGTGTTTCAAGTGTGGAATCTCTCC CTTCTGCtatgagagaaaagaaatggaGCAAGAAAATGTTGAATCAAGAGAATGACTCTTCTCCTGGGACTTGTAAGAAGTTGCAGCTTAGTTCTTTGTCTAGAAGATTATCTGGAAAGGTACTGAGAAATCAGATTGATGGAGGAGGTCTCAGTGTCAGTCTAGACGACTCTATT TCTGGTGGTTCTAAGAATGTGAAAAAGAGTGTTGGGAGGCAGTTTTCACCTATTGTATTTTACGGGTCTCCTAATGGTGTTCCTCCGAAAAGACCGTTGAGTTTGTTAAGGCTTTTGCGTGAGATACATATTGATCTTAGTGAAGAAAGGAAAGCTATCTCCTCCAG GAAAGGAGTTTGGGCTACATTTCCTAGGCAAGATGAAGCGATTAAGTTTGGGAAAAGGCATGATAATGTGAGGATTTTTAGTTATCAGGATCATTTTAGTGGCCAGAGAAGGTTTCTTGTCTCATCATATGAAGAATTCTGGAAAAG ATACACATCTATGGATCCAAAGCACCGTCACCATTATGAAGTGATTCAAGAG GGATTGCCATGCCATATGTACTTTGATTTGGAGTTcagtcaaaaagaaaatgaaggtAAAGATGTCGATGAAATGGTTGATATCTTGATATCAGTCATTCTAGAAGCCTTGCATGAGAAATATGCTATGGAAGGACATGATGACTGGATTGTAGAGCTTGATTCCTCAACTAAAG ATAAGTTCTCTCGTCATTTAATTGTCATCATTCCAAAGGTTGCATTTAAGGACAACTCACACGTTGGTGCTTTTGTAGGAGAG CTATGCACACGGATAGTAAATGCGAAGGAAAAAGATGAAAGGTTGCGCAAGTTATTTGTTCACAAAGAGGCTAATGATTCGGCATCCCTACTTTTTGTGGATACTGCTGTTTACTCTAGAAACCGTTGCTTTCGTCTTGCACAATCATCAAAAGCTGGAAAGACGTCAGTTCTTCTACCTACAGGACGGTTCAAATGTAAGAATATG GGTGAAAAAGATATTTTCATGACATCATTAATCTGCAACGTGGAATCAGATTGTGAGAAGCTTTTGGTTTGCAAGATGGAATCAGACTGTATGAAGACACTTTGCTTTGACACAGAG GTGAACAATAACAATCTTGTAAGAAACCAAAATGCTCAGAAATTTCAATTGGACGCTCGCACAAGTGACATGTCAACATCGTATTTCGGGGGCAAGTCCCCGTTCCCGCACCTGGACCAATTCATAGAATCCCTTGCTTCCACGGGAGACGCCTCAG GTAAGATAAGATGCTGGTACTGGTTTTCAGAAGATAGCCTGATTGTGTACAGCATGTTGAGAAACAGATATTGCGAACGAATTGGCAGGGAACATAAAAGCAATCATG TGATGTACATAGTTGATGTCAGAAGGGGAATCTATTATCAAAAATGCTACGATCCAGACTGCCGAG ATTATCGATCTCCGATACGTCCAGTTCCAGATAGTGTACTTCCCGAAGATACGGTTTACCATCAAGAAGATACACAAACTCTCTGTGACAACCTTAACTCGGAAGGGGATTGTTACATTGATAACGAATGCGATCCAGATAGTGCTGCTAGCAGAAGCTCATGGTGGCTTGAAGCAGTTAAATTCGCTGATGATCTTGaaagtaaaccaaaaaagacACTGGAACCTCATCCTTTG GAGAATtacgacgaagatgatgatgaatggtgGGTTGCTGCagaagaatcacttaaacaagtCCGTCCCCAAAATACCCTTTGA
- the LOC104725791 gene encoding uncharacterized protein P11E10.01-like: MAALPVFIPAESFPSILSHEALINHFRTNLPKHSSTITSPIRQNYTVSPPSSLLLMPSWSSSPSLPYMGVKLVTYFPHNSSQNLPGIHGSYTLFSSTTGQTLASMVGTVLTLYRTSSVSGLGSKILARDDSQVLIMVGSGALAPHLIKSHLAAKPSLRRVIIWNRTHQKAKDLAETLSKDLQHKEISFESHGSLDDIIPLGDIISCATNSTVPLVKGEFLKPGAHLDLVGSFSHEMRECDDNAIQRGSVFVDNDTAMVEAGELVGAFERGVIKKEDICGDLVELIKGDKEGRKSSTEITVFKSVGSGTVDLLTAQLVQQLYRLQQLQD, translated from the coding sequence ATGGCTGCATTACCAGTTTTCATACCAGCCGAGTCTTTTCCATCGATCCTCTCACATGAAGCCTTGATCAATCATTTCCGGACCAATCTTCCCAAACATTCTTCAACAATCACAAGCCCTATCCGACAAAACTACACCGTTTCACCTCCTTCCTCACTCCTCCTAATGCCTTCTTggtcatcttctccttctctcccttACATGGGCGTCAAGCTTGTGACCTATTTCCCTCATAACTCCTCACAGAACTTACCTGGCATCCATGGATCCTACACACTCTTCAGCTCCACTACAGGCCAAACCTTAGCTTCAATGGTCGGTACTGTTTTAACCCTTTACcgtacttcctctgtttcaggGTTAGGCTCCAAAATCCTTGCTAGAGACGATAGTCAGGTGCTGATCATGGTTGGTTCCGGTGCTCTCGCACCACACCTGATCAAATCCCATCTAGCGGCGAAACCAAGCTTGAGAAGAGTGATCATATGGAACAGAACTCACCAAAAGGCTAAGGATTTAGCTGAAACTCTCTCTAAGGATCTTCAACACAAGGAGATCTCATTCGAGAGCCATGGTTCGTTAGATGATATCATTCCTCTAGGAGATATTATAAGCTGTGCAACAAACTCAACTGTTCCATTGGTCAAAGGTGAGTTCTTGAAACCCGGAGCTCATCTTGACCTTGTTGGATCGTTTAGCCATGAAATGAGGGAATGTGACGACAATGCGATCCAGAGAGGGAGTGTGTTTGTTGATAACGACACTGCGATGGTAGAAGCGGGAGAGCTCGTGGGAGCGTTTGAAAGAGGAGTGATTAAGAAAGAAGACATTTGTGGGGATTTGGTGGAGTTGATCAAAGGTGATAAAGAAGGGAGAAAGAGTTCAACAGAAATAACAGTTTTTAAGTCTGTTGGTTCGGGTACTGTAGATCTCTTAACCGCGCAACTTGTTCAACAATTGTATAGACTCCAGCAACTTCAAGATTAG
- the LOC104728835 gene encoding eukaryotic peptide chain release factor subunit 1-1-like: MDNNVRKSAELATHYYINPSTMEPNVDGLILAAPGDYKATLTQSDKFDPKLADMIVNVVDVTIGGEGGFHIAIHQTSKVLEKDRRIIVKLFDEITKETGKYVYGLDDTLKALASKPCAVETLILWENLDINRYVMKNRETGETVIKHLNKEEEGNTENFNIELDVEEKMSLLDWLGNECARFGCALEFVNNKSLEGKQFCKGLEGIGAILRYPLDLSAVDPEDRKPNQEDGPHSNLSQPRHAHSNKVIGESSLS, encoded by the coding sequence ATGGATAACAATGTGAGGAAATCTGCTGAGCTCGCCACACACTACTACATTAATCCTTCAACAATGGAGCCTAATGTGGATGGGCTGATACTTGCTGCTCCAGGGGATTACAAGGCTACATTGACTCAGTCAGATAAGTTTGATCCCAAGCTTGCGGAcatgattgtgaatgtggtggATGTAACTATTGGAGGAGAAGGCGGTTTCCATATTGCTATCCACCAGACATCTAAAGTCCTGGAGAAAGACAGGCGTATAATTGTCAAGTTGTTTGACGAGATCACCAAGGAAACTGGCAAGTATGTATATGGCCTGGATGATACGTTGAAGGCCCTGGCGTCCAAGCCGTGTGCTGTCGAGACACTTATTCTGTGGGAAAATCTTGATATCAACAGATATGTGATGAAGAACCGTGAAACGGGTGAAACTGTGATCAAACACCtgaacaaggaagaagaaggcaacACGGAGAATTTCAACATTGAATTAGATGTGGAGGAGAAGATGTCGCTTTTGGATTGGCTGGGTAATGAATGCGCACGTTTTGGTTGTGCGCTAGAATTTGTAAACAACAAATCACTTGAAGGGAAACAGTTTTGCAAAGGGCTTGAAGGGATCGGAGCGATACTTCGTTACCCGCTTGACCTGAGTGCCGTTGATCCTGAGGATAGAAAGCCTAATCAAGAAGATGGACCACATTCAAACCTGTCCCAGCCTAGGCATGCTCATTCAAACAAAGTAATTGGAGAATCATCTCTTTCCTAA